One Bacteroidota bacterium genomic region harbors:
- a CDS encoding class I fructose-bisphosphate aldolase, translated as MQTVVSSIDHIAQLLGSRAEELLSYKAVYGKEHLHLPGPGHLDANFALSDRPQPVINNLNRLYNTGRLAGTGYLSIFPVDQGIEHSAAASFAPNPIYFDPENIVKLALEAGCNGVASTYGVLASVARKYAHKIPFVVKINHNEMLTYPNKFDQILYGTVEDAYNMGAAAIGATIYFGSEEATRQISEIASAFAYAHELGLGTILWCYLRNSDFKKDGVDYHVSADLTGQANHIGVTIKADIIKQKLPENNGGYTALNFGKTHKKVYTDLSGPHPIDLARYQVLNCYAGKISLINSGGASGGASDLADAVATAVINKRAGGAGLILGRKAFQRPFEEGVKLIQTVQDVYLSKEITIA; from the coding sequence ATGCAAACTGTTGTTTCATCTATCGATCATATTGCCCAGCTGCTGGGCAGCCGCGCCGAGGAGCTGCTGAGCTACAAGGCCGTGTATGGCAAGGAACACCTGCACCTGCCCGGCCCCGGCCATCTGGACGCGAATTTCGCCCTGAGCGACCGGCCCCAGCCGGTTATAAACAACCTGAACCGGCTATACAACACCGGCCGCCTGGCAGGCACCGGCTACCTCAGCATCTTCCCCGTAGACCAGGGGATAGAGCACAGCGCCGCAGCCAGCTTTGCCCCAAACCCTATCTATTTCGACCCTGAAAACATTGTAAAACTGGCCCTGGAGGCAGGCTGCAATGGCGTAGCCTCTACCTATGGCGTACTGGCCAGCGTTGCCCGGAAGTATGCGCACAAAATCCCCTTTGTGGTGAAGATAAACCACAACGAGATGCTGACCTACCCCAATAAATTTGACCAGATCCTGTACGGAACCGTAGAGGATGCCTACAACATGGGGGCAGCGGCCATAGGGGCCACCATCTACTTTGGCAGCGAGGAAGCCACTCGCCAGATTAGCGAGATTGCCAGTGCCTTTGCCTACGCACACGAGCTGGGCCTGGGCACCATCCTGTGGTGCTACCTGCGAAATAGCGATTTCAAAAAAGACGGGGTAGACTACCATGTGAGCGCCGACCTGACTGGCCAGGCCAACCACATAGGCGTAACCATCAAGGCCGACATCATCAAGCAAAAGCTGCCCGAAAATAACGGAGGCTATACTGCCCTCAACTTCGGCAAGACCCACAAAAAGGTGTATACCGACCTGAGCGGCCCCCACCCCATAGACCTGGCCCGCTATCAGGTGCTAAACTGCTATGCAGGCAAGATCAGCCTGATTAACAGTGGCGGCGCCAGCGGCGGTGCCAGCGACCTGGCCGATGCGGTGGCTACTGCCGTGATAAACAAGCGCGCTGGTGGGGCCGGCCTCATCCTGGGGCGCAAGGCTTTTCAGCGTCCGTTTGAAGAGGGCGTAAAGCTCATCCAGACTGTGCAAGACGTGTACCTGAGCAAGGAAATTACCATTGCCTAG
- the accD gene encoding acetyl-CoA carboxylase, carboxyltransferase subunit beta — MSWLKREKEGILTSTAQKIEAPDGLWTKCPNCKNPTHIKELRENLHVCPACHYHYKVGSKEYFEIFFDKGKYTELDADLQSANPLNFKDTKDYPDRIRATQKQTGLKDALRSAHGKMDGRTVVIACMDFAFIGGSMGSVVGEKIARAIVKAMELEAPFIMISKSGGARMMEGALSLMQMAKTSARLAQLAQRGLPYISLLTDPTTGGVTASYAMLGDFNVAEPGALIGFAGPRVIRETIGRDLPEGFQSSEFLQEKGFVDFIVHRHELKNKLGELLMLLGK; from the coding sequence ATGAGTTGGCTAAAGCGAGAGAAAGAGGGTATCCTGACCTCCACCGCTCAAAAAATAGAGGCCCCCGATGGCCTGTGGACCAAGTGTCCGAACTGCAAGAACCCCACGCACATCAAGGAGCTGCGTGAGAATCTGCACGTGTGCCCGGCCTGCCACTACCACTACAAGGTAGGCAGCAAGGAATACTTCGAGATCTTCTTTGACAAGGGGAAGTACACCGAGCTGGATGCCGACCTGCAGAGTGCAAATCCCCTGAACTTCAAGGACACAAAGGACTACCCCGACCGCATACGCGCTACGCAGAAGCAAACCGGCCTGAAGGATGCCCTCCGATCGGCCCATGGCAAAATGGATGGACGGACGGTGGTGATAGCCTGCATGGACTTCGCCTTCATAGGCGGCAGCATGGGCAGCGTGGTAGGCGAGAAGATAGCCCGGGCCATAGTGAAGGCCATGGAGCTGGAGGCTCCCTTTATCATGATCAGCAAAAGTGGCGGAGCCCGCATGATGGAGGGTGCCCTTAGCCTGATGCAGATGGCCAAAACCAGCGCCCGCCTGGCCCAGCTGGCACAGAGGGGGCTACCCTACATCAGCCTGCTAACGGACCCCACCACTGGCGGCGTTACGGCCAGCTATGCCATGCTAGGCGACTTCAACGTAGCCGAGCCCGGTGCCCTTATCGGCTTTGCCGGCCCCCGCGTTATCCGCGAAACCATTGGCAGAGACCTGCCAGAGGGCTTCCAGAGTAGTGAGTTTTTGCAGGAAAAAGGGTTTGTAGACTTCATCGTGCACCGCCATGAGCTGAAAAACAAGCTGGGCGAACTGCTGATGCTGCTGGGTAAGTAG
- a CDS encoding radical SAM protein → MRLFSHPILCNYYLTYRCNACCSFCDIWERPSPYVGLEQVEANLRDLKRLGVRVIDFTGGEPLLHRQLPHFLRLAREMGFITTVTTNGLLYPRQAEALRGLIDMLHLSLDSIDRDTHDTGRGVACYDFVLRSLDLARQLGERPDVLFTVTEHNLHEIEAVYQQITQPRGLMLILNPLFAYPRFDDPARGVGGYHAATATQAFAHMRSWGKKPGVYLNEAFLGLREAGGNQTRNPVCVAASSTVVISPEDKLLLPCYHLGLEAFPIQGQLYQLWHQPQVAAARQLEGRLPQCQGCTINCYMQPSFAYQTNRYFWQALPSTLRYTLEKFIYT, encoded by the coding sequence GTGCGTCTCTTCTCTCACCCCATCCTGTGCAACTACTACCTCACCTACCGCTGCAATGCCTGCTGTAGCTTTTGCGATATATGGGAGCGCCCCAGCCCCTATGTAGGCCTGGAGCAGGTAGAGGCCAACCTGCGCGACCTGAAGCGCCTGGGGGTGCGGGTTATTGACTTTACGGGCGGCGAGCCACTGCTGCACCGCCAGCTGCCCCACTTCCTCCGGCTGGCCAGAGAGATGGGCTTTATCACCACCGTTACCACCAACGGGCTGCTGTACCCCCGGCAGGCCGAGGCCCTCCGTGGGCTGATAGATATGCTGCACCTGAGCCTGGATAGCATAGACCGAGATACCCACGACACTGGCCGAGGGGTGGCCTGCTACGACTTTGTACTGCGTAGCCTGGACCTGGCCCGACAGCTGGGCGAAAGGCCGGATGTACTGTTCACCGTAACGGAGCACAACCTGCACGAAATAGAGGCTGTATACCAGCAGATAACCCAGCCCCGGGGCCTGATGCTGATCCTGAACCCGCTCTTTGCCTACCCCCGCTTCGACGATCCGGCGCGTGGGGTGGGGGGGTACCACGCTGCCACGGCTACCCAGGCCTTTGCCCATATGCGCAGCTGGGGAAAAAAGCCGGGTGTGTACCTGAACGAGGCCTTCCTGGGCCTGAGGGAGGCCGGCGGAAACCAAACCCGGAACCCGGTGTGCGTGGCTGCCAGCAGCACGGTGGTTATCAGCCCCGAGGATAAACTGCTGCTACCCTGCTATCACCTGGGCCTGGAGGCCTTCCCTATCCAGGGCCAGCTGTACCAGCTGTGGCACCAGCCCCAGGTAGCTGCGGCCCGCCAGCTGGAGGGCCGCCTGCCGCAGTGCCAAGGTTGCACCATCAACTGCTATATGCAGCCTAGCTTTGCCTACCAGACCAACCGCTACTTCTGGCAGGCACTGCCCAGCACCCTGCGCTACACCCTGGAAAAATTTATCTATACCTAG
- a CDS encoding YebC/PmpR family DNA-binding transcriptional regulator produces the protein MGRAFEYRRAAKERRWATMSRVFPKLSKAITFAAKSGGADPELNAPLRMAIQNAKNANMPKDNIEAAIRRATDQDQSGLDNIRYEGYGPHGIAIIVETTTDNPNRTVANLRTIFGRAGGSLGVSNSVAFQFSHLGVFRIPAAGQDLDELQLQLIDYGLEELMEEETEDGGAELVILTPFEAFGQMQKGLEGLGIEILKAEIQWFPNVTTELTEAQQADIDKLVDKLQDDDDVQDVYTSLAP, from the coding sequence ATGGGAAGAGCCTTTGAATACCGTAGAGCTGCCAAGGAGAGGCGATGGGCTACCATGTCTCGCGTATTCCCCAAGCTGAGTAAGGCCATCACCTTTGCTGCCAAAAGCGGAGGGGCCGATCCGGAGCTGAATGCCCCCTTGCGCATGGCTATCCAGAATGCCAAGAATGCCAACATGCCCAAGGACAACATCGAGGCCGCCATCCGGCGTGCCACCGATCAGGACCAGAGCGGGCTGGACAACATCCGCTACGAGGGCTATGGCCCACATGGCATCGCCATCATTGTAGAAACTACCACCGATAACCCGAACCGAACCGTGGCCAACCTCCGCACCATTTTTGGCCGCGCGGGTGGCAGCCTCGGCGTATCCAACTCTGTGGCCTTTCAGTTCTCCCACCTGGGGGTATTCCGCATACCCGCAGCCGGCCAGGACCTGGACGAGCTGCAGCTACAGCTGATAGACTATGGCCTGGAGGAGCTGATGGAGGAGGAAACAGAAGATGGGGGGGCCGAGCTGGTGATCCTCACGCCTTTCGAGGCTTTTGGCCAAATGCAAAAGGGCCTGGAGGGCTTGGGTATCGAGATCCTGAAGGCAGAGATACAGTGGTTTCCGAACGTAACCACAGAGCTGACCGAGGCGCAACAGGCCGACATTGATAAGCTGGTGGACAAACTGCAGGACGACGACGACGTACAGGACGTATACACCAGCCTGGCCCCCTAG